A single window of Nocardioides kongjuensis DNA harbors:
- a CDS encoding glycine C-acetyltransferase, which produces MYGNFRNHLTAELDGIEQAGLTKRERGIRGPQKAEIVADGAEVLNFCANNYLGLADDPRLLEAARGALDEWGYGLASVRFICGTQEQHLELERRLAEFLGTEDTILYSSCFDANGGVFETLFGPEDAIISDALNHASIIDGIRLSKARRLRYANRDMADLEAQLQSAADARFRVVVTDGVFSMDGYIAPLREICDLADRYDALVLVDDSHAVGFIGAGGRGTPELCGVADRVDIYTGTFGKALGGASGGYVSSHREIVALLRQRSRPYLFSNTLAPAIVAGTLRALDLVEGSGELRERLQANAALFRELMSAEGFDLLPGEHPIVPVMFGDAALTARVADEMQKHGVYVTAFSFPVVPRGEARIRVQLSAAHTEEQVRRCVEAFVAGRRAAQG; this is translated from the coding sequence ATGTACGGGAACTTCAGGAACCACCTCACCGCCGAGCTCGACGGGATCGAGCAGGCCGGGCTCACCAAGCGCGAGCGCGGCATCCGCGGACCGCAGAAGGCCGAGATCGTGGCCGACGGCGCCGAGGTGCTCAACTTCTGCGCCAACAACTACCTCGGCCTCGCCGACGACCCGCGACTCCTCGAGGCCGCACGTGGCGCGCTCGACGAGTGGGGCTACGGCCTGGCCAGCGTCCGCTTCATCTGCGGCACGCAGGAGCAGCACCTCGAGCTCGAACGCCGGCTCGCGGAGTTCCTCGGCACCGAGGACACGATCCTCTACTCGTCGTGCTTCGACGCCAACGGCGGCGTCTTCGAGACCCTCTTCGGGCCCGAGGACGCGATCATCTCCGACGCCCTGAACCACGCCTCGATCATCGACGGCATCCGGCTCTCCAAGGCACGCCGGCTGCGCTACGCCAACCGCGACATGGCCGACCTCGAGGCCCAGCTGCAGTCCGCAGCCGACGCCCGGTTCCGGGTGGTCGTCACCGACGGCGTCTTCTCGATGGACGGCTACATCGCACCCCTGCGCGAGATCTGCGACCTCGCCGACAGGTACGACGCCCTCGTGCTCGTCGACGACTCCCACGCGGTCGGCTTCATCGGGGCGGGCGGCCGCGGCACCCCCGAGCTGTGCGGCGTCGCCGACCGGGTCGACATCTACACCGGCACCTTCGGCAAGGCGCTGGGCGGCGCGTCCGGCGGCTACGTCTCCTCGCACCGCGAGATCGTCGCGCTGCTGCGCCAGCGCTCGCGCCCGTACCTGTTCTCCAACACCCTCGCCCCCGCGATCGTCGCCGGCACCCTGCGCGCGCTCGACCTGGTCGAGGGCTCGGGGGAGCTGCGCGAGCGGCTGCAGGCCAACGCGGCGCTGTTCCGCGAGCTGATGAGCGCCGAGGGCTTCGACCTGCTCCCCGGCGAGCACCCGATCGTCCCGGTGATGTTCGGCGACGCCGCGCTCACCGCCCGGGTGGCCGACGAGATGCAGAAGCACGGCGTCTACGTGACCGCGTTCAGCTTCCCGGTCGTCCCGCGGGGCGAGGCCCGGATCCGGGTCCAGCTCTCCGCCGCGCACACCGAGGAGCAGGTCCGGCGCTGCGTCGAGGCCTTCGTCGCCGGACGACGGGCGGCTCAGGGCTGA
- the tdh gene encoding L-threonine 3-dehydrogenase — MKALYKAEAAPGLALVDRPDPTCGPADVIIRVLRTGICGTDLHILRWDDWAAGAVKAPLTPGHEFYGEVVEVGPLVTDVAVGDRVSGEGHIVCGTCRNCRAGRRQMCIRTIGLGVQRDGAFAEYLSLPASNVWVHHPDVDPDLGAIFDPLGNAVHTALAFPLVGEDVLVTGCGPIGLMAIAIARHVGARYVVGTDVSPARLELARGMGADAVVDVSTGSVADVQQALHMREGFDVGFEMSGAPSALPQMIDNMNHGGRIAMLGLPSAPFAVDWGKVVTHMLTLKGIYGREMFETWNAMGAMLQSSSTLRAAIGSVISDRLPAREWEQGFEIAASAGVGKVVLDWTEL; from the coding sequence ATGAAGGCGCTCTACAAGGCCGAGGCGGCCCCCGGGCTCGCGCTCGTCGACCGCCCCGACCCCACCTGCGGTCCGGCCGACGTGATCATCCGCGTGCTCCGCACCGGCATCTGCGGCACCGACCTCCACATCCTGCGCTGGGACGACTGGGCCGCCGGTGCGGTGAAGGCGCCGCTCACGCCCGGCCACGAGTTCTACGGCGAGGTGGTCGAGGTCGGCCCGCTGGTCACCGACGTCGCCGTCGGAGACCGGGTCTCCGGCGAGGGCCACATCGTGTGCGGCACCTGCCGCAACTGCCGCGCGGGGCGCCGCCAGATGTGCATCCGCACCATCGGCCTCGGCGTGCAGCGCGACGGCGCGTTCGCCGAGTACCTCAGCCTCCCGGCCAGCAACGTGTGGGTGCACCACCCCGACGTCGACCCCGACCTCGGCGCGATCTTCGACCCGCTCGGCAACGCCGTGCACACCGCGCTCGCGTTCCCGCTCGTGGGCGAGGACGTCCTGGTCACCGGCTGCGGACCGATCGGGCTGATGGCGATCGCGATCGCCCGCCACGTCGGTGCCCGGTACGTCGTCGGCACCGACGTGAGCCCGGCCCGCCTCGAGCTGGCCCGGGGGATGGGCGCGGACGCGGTCGTCGACGTGTCGACCGGCTCGGTCGCCGACGTGCAGCAGGCCCTGCACATGCGCGAGGGCTTCGACGTCGGCTTCGAGATGAGCGGCGCCCCCTCGGCGCTGCCGCAGATGATCGACAACATGAACCACGGCGGCCGGATCGCCATGCTCGGCCTGCCCAGCGCGCCGTTCGCGGTCGACTGGGGCAAGGTCGTCACCCACATGCTCACGCTCAAGGGGATCTACGGTCGCGAGATGTTCGAGACCTGGAACGCGATGGGGGCGATGCTGCAGTCGAGCAGCACGCTGCGCGCGGCGATCGGCTCGGTCATCTCCGACCGGCTGCCCGCGCGCGAGTGGGAGCAGGGATTCGAGATCGCGGCGTCCGCCGGGGTCGGCAAGGTCGTGCTGGACTGGACGGAGCTGTGA
- a CDS encoding LysR substrate-binding domain-containing protein, whose protein sequence is MEIHQLTILRELGALGSVTAVAESLHVSPSAVSQHLAALQRQFGTPLTRRDGRVLALTDAGRALARAGADVIDAMAAARGAVEDFEGAPGGTVTLSSFHSAGQAVFGPLLRELGRQPDAPDLRLTDEDVAQRDFPALTAQYDLVLAHRMEHSPPWPTDDLHVVTLAREPLDVALPADHPLAARERLRPRDVVGQRWVTSRVGYSPDDVLIAVAALTRRHAEVVHRVNDYGAVAALVAAGSGIGLLPRYTSAHPYDDVVLRPLHGLSTSRTIDVLARPETLRRRSAQHVVQALRRVMERLVASQG, encoded by the coding sequence GTGGAGATCCACCAGCTCACCATCCTGCGCGAGCTCGGCGCCCTCGGCAGCGTCACCGCCGTCGCCGAGTCGCTCCACGTGTCGCCGTCGGCCGTGTCGCAGCACCTGGCGGCGCTGCAGCGGCAGTTCGGCACACCGCTCACGCGACGCGACGGGCGGGTGCTGGCCCTCACCGACGCCGGCCGCGCCCTGGCGCGTGCGGGTGCCGACGTCATCGACGCGATGGCCGCCGCCCGCGGTGCCGTCGAGGACTTCGAGGGGGCTCCGGGCGGCACGGTGACGCTGAGCAGCTTCCACAGCGCCGGCCAGGCGGTCTTCGGCCCGTTGCTGCGTGAGCTCGGTCGCCAGCCCGATGCCCCGGACCTCCGGCTGACCGACGAGGACGTGGCCCAGCGCGACTTCCCGGCCCTGACGGCGCAGTACGACCTCGTCCTCGCCCACCGGATGGAGCACAGCCCGCCCTGGCCCACCGACGACCTGCACGTCGTGACGCTGGCCCGCGAACCGCTCGACGTCGCCCTTCCCGCCGACCACCCCCTGGCCGCACGCGAGCGGCTGCGGCCGCGCGACGTCGTCGGCCAGCGCTGGGTGACCAGCCGGGTCGGCTACTCCCCCGACGACGTGCTCATCGCCGTCGCCGCGCTCACCCGCCGCCACGCCGAGGTGGTCCACCGCGTCAACGACTACGGCGCCGTGGCCGCCCTCGTCGCCGCCGGCTCCGGGATCGGCCTGCTCCCGCGCTACACCTCCGCCCACCCCTACGACGACGTCGTGCTCCGCCCGCTGCACGGACTCAGCACCAGCCGGACGATCGACGTCCTCGCCCGGCCGGAGACCCTGCGCCGCCGCTCGGCGCAGCACGTCGTCCAGGCGCTTCGACGCGTCATGGAGCGGCTGGTCGCGTCGCAGGGTTGA
- a CDS encoding nucleoside deaminase codes for MSEETWLARAVELATTNVAAGGGPFGAVIVRDGAVVAEGQNRVTRDLDPTAHAEVMAIRAACTSLATFELTGCTLYTSCEPCPLCVSASLWARLDRVVYAADRDDAARGGFDDRAFYELFERPRSQWTMAVTHVATADATAPFDAWLAHEGRTAY; via the coding sequence ATGAGCGAGGAGACCTGGCTGGCACGGGCCGTCGAGCTGGCCACGACCAACGTCGCCGCCGGCGGCGGGCCGTTCGGTGCGGTGATCGTGCGCGACGGCGCCGTCGTGGCCGAGGGCCAGAACCGGGTCACCCGCGACCTCGACCCCACCGCCCACGCCGAGGTGATGGCGATCCGCGCCGCCTGCACTTCTCTGGCGACCTTCGAGCTGACCGGCTGCACGCTCTACACGTCGTGCGAGCCGTGCCCGCTGTGCGTGTCCGCGTCGCTGTGGGCCCGCCTCGACCGGGTGGTGTACGCCGCCGACCGCGACGACGCCGCCCGCGGTGGGTTCGACGACCGGGCCTTCTACGAGCTCTTCGAGCGGCCGCGCTCGCAGTGGACGATGGCCGTCACCCACGTCGCGACCGCCGACGCCACGGCGCCCTTCGACGCGTGGCTGGCCCACGAGGGCCGCACCGCCTACTGA
- a CDS encoding transglutaminase domain-containing protein, whose product MTPRRFPWLAVLGSLALALVLVVGVTVVLVLDGDESDASKERRSRADELKERLLEDARAELPTTADVENAVPGYDYTTPVTGVGTEADLAVPASYDAEVSDPWRGAVGKIEVYADAALTEPVPVDILPDLTSSASDPHLAITPVAVRSSYITRQDDQAKGTLADLGTYWNLNPHAYVVQYLTPDGAPRPRPLVTEVDFVAETPAPAQITSSVSAEGDALLRWTRVEDATEYFVVLLQRRGDDLNDSVRVVGRTTETTWSSASTTKCLHDCTQNEAMRLTTVDGSTQVSSPQLVAEKVDARLGVVAVVDREASAMAPIDFDGLETLPVRADRKWDDGADIANRGLAALPSRFLFVSIDGSTRATAATVDRSEVRRDGDHWVVPLRGQGTRLVDPVRIPVAAVDDIDAAVATFNERAQRDYPPAGLDEAGIVIRADLPKAPSPELPVPDYPAFGSNELTRFIAGQLIAGSTAIDVSELADEPGLPDVQDALWEAVYQNPYALAYFDEFSFDGSVIHVDAAYSQAELQSRQKKIADAAQQVVRSTISSGMSDADKVAAINRHLVDGADYDHAAFAVIDDIPASFRYAWETDGVLVSGTGVCMSYAYAFQALAEEAGLETVVVTGDLADGGGHAWNKVKLGESWRAVDVTWNDPRGPWNPQSGTRYLMIRDAQFSGSALRTERDSWMSDAYLSKYATR is encoded by the coding sequence GTGACCCCGCGCAGGTTCCCCTGGCTGGCGGTGCTCGGCTCGCTCGCCCTGGCACTGGTCCTGGTCGTCGGCGTCACCGTGGTCCTGGTGCTGGACGGCGACGAGTCGGACGCGTCGAAGGAGCGCCGGAGCAGGGCGGACGAGCTGAAGGAGCGGCTGCTCGAGGATGCGCGGGCCGAGCTCCCGACGACCGCGGACGTCGAGAACGCCGTTCCCGGCTACGACTACACCACGCCCGTGACCGGTGTCGGCACCGAGGCCGACCTGGCCGTTCCAGCGAGCTATGACGCCGAGGTGAGCGACCCGTGGCGGGGCGCGGTCGGCAAGATCGAGGTGTACGCCGACGCGGCGCTGACCGAGCCGGTTCCGGTGGACATCCTCCCGGACCTGACCTCGTCCGCCTCCGACCCGCACCTGGCCATCACGCCGGTGGCGGTCAGGTCGTCGTACATCACACGCCAGGACGACCAGGCGAAGGGCACGCTGGCCGATCTCGGGACCTACTGGAACCTCAACCCCCACGCCTACGTCGTCCAGTACCTCACCCCCGACGGCGCCCCGCGTCCCCGACCGCTGGTCACCGAGGTCGACTTCGTTGCCGAGACGCCCGCGCCGGCGCAGATCACCTCGTCGGTGAGCGCCGAGGGCGATGCATTGCTGAGGTGGACGCGGGTCGAGGACGCGACCGAGTACTTCGTGGTGCTGCTGCAGCGGCGCGGCGACGACCTCAACGACTCGGTGCGCGTCGTCGGACGCACCACGGAGACGACCTGGTCGTCGGCCTCGACCACGAAGTGCCTCCACGACTGCACCCAGAACGAGGCCATGAGGCTGACCACGGTCGACGGGTCGACCCAGGTGTCGTCGCCGCAGCTGGTCGCCGAGAAGGTCGACGCCCGCCTCGGAGTGGTCGCGGTCGTTGACCGGGAGGCGTCGGCGATGGCGCCGATCGACTTCGACGGCCTGGAGACGCTCCCCGTCCGGGCCGACCGCAAGTGGGACGACGGCGCCGACATCGCCAACCGTGGCCTGGCGGCGCTGCCGAGCCGGTTCCTGTTCGTCTCCATCGACGGCTCGACCCGGGCGACGGCTGCCACCGTCGACCGGTCCGAGGTGCGCCGCGACGGTGATCACTGGGTGGTCCCGCTGCGCGGCCAGGGGACCCGGCTCGTCGATCCCGTCCGCATCCCCGTCGCGGCCGTCGACGACATCGACGCCGCTGTCGCGACCTTCAACGAGCGCGCACAGCGTGACTACCCGCCCGCCGGGCTGGACGAGGCGGGGATCGTGATCCGCGCCGACCTGCCCAAGGCGCCGAGCCCGGAGCTGCCTGTGCCCGACTATCCGGCCTTCGGGAGCAACGAGCTCACGAGGTTCATCGCCGGGCAGCTGATCGCGGGCTCCACGGCCATCGACGTCTCGGAGCTCGCCGACGAGCCGGGGCTTCCCGACGTCCAGGACGCGCTGTGGGAGGCGGTCTACCAGAACCCCTACGCCCTGGCGTACTTCGACGAGTTCTCGTTCGACGGCAGCGTGATCCACGTCGATGCGGCGTACTCGCAGGCGGAGCTGCAGTCGCGGCAGAAGAAGATCGCCGACGCGGCCCAGCAGGTCGTGAGGAGCACGATCTCCTCCGGGATGAGTGACGCCGACAAGGTGGCGGCGATCAACCGTCACCTGGTGGACGGCGCGGACTACGACCACGCCGCGTTCGCCGTCATCGACGACATCCCCGCGAGCTTCCGGTACGCATGGGAGACCGACGGCGTCCTCGTCAGCGGCACCGGCGTGTGCATGAGCTATGCGTACGCGTTCCAGGCGCTTGCCGAGGAGGCCGGCCTCGAGACGGTGGTCGTCACCGGGGACCTCGCCGATGGCGGCGGGCACGCGTGGAACAAGGTCAAGCTCGGCGAGAGTTGGCGCGCCGTCGACGTCACCTGGAACGACCCGCGCGGGCCGTGGAACCCGCAGTCAGGGACCAGGTACCTGATGATCCGCGACGCCCAGTTCAGCGGCAGCGCCCTGCGTACCGAGCGCGACAGCTGGATGTCCGACGCCTACCTCAGCAAGTACGCCACCCGCTGA
- the xdhC gene encoding xanthine dehydrogenase accessory protein XdhC, with amino-acid sequence MDWLSALQHLRDTRTPGVLVTITQVRGHAPRAAGAKLVVAAGDSWGSIGGGNLEECAVRRARALLHDAATAVLTETHDLSDRAPGEHGVQCCGGQVTILYEPLPVRPSVAVFGMGHVGLELALLLSRHDLELHLVDSRADQLADDRLAPVLTGPADVRVHRVPVLPELVVADLPAGTDVLVLTHDHAEDLALLDALLRSDLPGSIGLIGSSAKWTRFRARLAELGHGEAAIARVRTPIGDPAITGKEPARIALAVAVELLAPARLKDPASG; translated from the coding sequence ATGGACTGGCTGAGCGCGCTCCAGCACCTCCGCGACACCCGCACCCCTGGCGTGCTGGTCACGATCACCCAGGTCCGTGGCCACGCACCGCGTGCGGCCGGCGCCAAGCTCGTCGTGGCCGCCGGGGACTCGTGGGGCAGCATCGGCGGCGGGAACCTCGAGGAGTGCGCCGTACGACGGGCGCGGGCCCTGCTGCACGACGCCGCCACGGCGGTGCTCACCGAGACGCACGACCTCTCCGACCGGGCGCCCGGGGAGCACGGCGTGCAGTGCTGCGGCGGGCAGGTGACGATCCTCTACGAGCCGCTGCCCGTCCGCCCGTCGGTCGCCGTCTTCGGGATGGGGCACGTCGGCCTCGAGCTGGCGCTGCTGCTCAGCCGCCACGACCTCGAGCTGCACCTCGTCGACTCCCGCGCCGACCAGCTCGCCGACGACCGGCTGGCTCCCGTGCTCACCGGGCCGGCCGACGTACGCGTGCACCGGGTGCCGGTGCTGCCCGAGCTCGTCGTCGCCGACCTGCCCGCCGGCACCGACGTCCTGGTGCTCACCCACGACCACGCCGAGGACCTCGCCCTGCTCGACGCGCTGCTCCGCTCCGACCTGCCCGGCTCGATCGGGCTGATCGGCTCCAGCGCGAAGTGGACCCGATTCCGGGCGCGGCTCGCCGAGCTCGGCCACGGTGAGGCGGCCATCGCCCGGGTGCGCACGCCGATCGGCGACCCGGCGATCACCGGCAAGGAGCCGGCCCGGATCGCCCTCGCCGTCGCCGTCGAGCTGCTCGCGCCGGCGCGTTTGAAGGACCCCGCGAGCGGCTAG
- a CDS encoding xanthine dehydrogenase molybdopterin binding subunit, protein MSVGEARHHEAAALHVTGRALYTDDLALRAPGVLHAHPVQAPHAHARVTRLDPAPAYRIEGVVRVLTAADVPGVNDSGTKHDEPLFPDEVMFHGQSVAWVLGETFEAARLGALAVAVDYEPLPSLVTVADAIAADSFQGARPTMERGDVEAGFARSTRVFEGVTELAGQEHFYLETHASFAQVDDDGQVNVSCSTQHPTETQEIVAHVLGIASHQVSVQCLRMGGGFGGKEMQPHGYAAVAALGATLTGRPVRVRLTRQQDMTMSGKRHGFHATWRIGFDDDGRLQALDATLTSDGGWSLDLSEPVLSRALCHVDNAYWIPHVRVAGRVARTHTTSQTAFRGFGGPQGMLVIEDALGRCAPLLGLAPEELRRRNFYVEGQATPYGQPVRHPERLDRAWQQVLDTGEYAVRRKEIERHNTGSPHAKRGLAITPVKFGISFNFTSFNQAGALVHVYKDGSVLINHGGTEMGQGLHTKMLQVAATALGLPIERVRLAPTRTDKVPNTSATAASSGADLNGAAVKDACDQILARLVPVRDRLGAEAGWDEVVRTAYLDRIQLWAAGFYRTEGLSWDATTMTGHPFKYFAYGVAAAEVEVDGFTGAYVVRRVDIVHDVGDSLSPLVDLGQVEGGFLQGVGWLTLEDLRWDSSDGPARGRLATQSASTYKLPSLSELPADLRVAFLERATEDGVVYGSKAVGEPPLMLAFSVREALRDAVAAFGPPGVSVELASPATPEAVWWAIERVRG, encoded by the coding sequence GTGAGCGTCGGCGAGGCGCGCCACCACGAGGCCGCCGCCCTGCACGTCACCGGACGCGCGCTCTACACCGACGACCTCGCGCTCCGCGCGCCCGGCGTCCTGCACGCGCACCCGGTCCAGGCGCCCCACGCCCACGCCCGGGTGACCCGGCTCGACCCCGCGCCGGCGTACCGGATCGAGGGCGTGGTGCGGGTCCTGACCGCTGCCGACGTCCCCGGCGTCAACGACTCCGGCACCAAGCACGACGAGCCGCTGTTCCCCGACGAGGTGATGTTCCACGGCCAGTCGGTGGCGTGGGTGCTGGGCGAGACGTTCGAGGCCGCACGTCTCGGCGCGCTCGCGGTGGCCGTCGACTACGAGCCGCTCCCGTCCCTCGTCACGGTCGCCGACGCCATCGCCGCCGACTCCTTCCAGGGTGCACGCCCGACGATGGAGCGCGGCGACGTCGAGGCCGGGTTCGCCCGGAGCACGCGGGTCTTCGAGGGCGTGACCGAGCTCGCCGGGCAGGAGCACTTCTACCTCGAGACGCACGCGTCCTTCGCGCAGGTCGACGACGACGGCCAGGTGAACGTGTCGTGCAGCACCCAGCACCCCACCGAGACCCAGGAGATCGTCGCCCACGTGCTCGGCATTGCCAGCCACCAGGTGAGCGTCCAGTGCCTGCGGATGGGCGGCGGGTTCGGTGGCAAGGAGATGCAGCCCCACGGGTACGCCGCCGTCGCGGCCCTCGGCGCCACCCTCACCGGCCGACCGGTGCGGGTGCGGCTCACCCGCCAGCAGGACATGACGATGAGCGGCAAGCGGCACGGCTTCCACGCGACCTGGCGGATCGGGTTCGACGACGACGGCCGCCTGCAGGCGCTCGACGCGACCCTCACCTCCGACGGCGGCTGGAGCCTCGACCTCTCCGAACCCGTCCTGTCGCGGGCACTGTGCCACGTGGACAACGCGTACTGGATCCCGCACGTCCGGGTCGCCGGCCGGGTCGCCCGCACCCACACCACGTCCCAGACCGCGTTTCGCGGGTTCGGCGGGCCGCAGGGGATGCTCGTCATCGAGGACGCCCTCGGTCGCTGCGCGCCCCTGCTCGGCCTGGCACCCGAGGAGCTGCGCCGCCGCAACTTCTACGTCGAGGGCCAGGCGACGCCCTACGGCCAGCCGGTGCGGCACCCCGAGCGCCTCGACCGGGCCTGGCAGCAGGTCCTCGACACCGGCGAGTACGCCGTGCGACGCAAGGAGATCGAGCGCCACAACACCGGTAGCCCCCATGCCAAGCGGGGCCTGGCGATCACGCCGGTCAAGTTCGGGATCTCCTTCAACTTCACCTCCTTCAACCAGGCCGGCGCGCTGGTGCACGTCTACAAGGACGGCTCGGTGCTGATCAACCACGGCGGCACCGAGATGGGCCAGGGGCTGCACACGAAGATGCTGCAGGTCGCGGCCACCGCGCTCGGCCTGCCGATCGAGCGGGTCCGGCTCGCGCCCACCCGCACCGACAAGGTGCCCAACACCTCCGCCACGGCGGCAAGCTCGGGGGCCGACCTCAACGGAGCGGCGGTCAAGGACGCGTGCGACCAGATCCTGGCGCGGCTGGTCCCCGTGCGGGACCGGCTGGGTGCGGAGGCGGGCTGGGACGAGGTCGTGCGCACGGCGTACCTCGACCGGATCCAGCTCTGGGCCGCGGGCTTCTACCGCACCGAGGGCCTGTCCTGGGACGCGACCACGATGACCGGCCACCCGTTCAAGTACTTCGCCTACGGCGTCGCCGCGGCCGAGGTCGAGGTCGACGGCTTCACCGGTGCCTACGTCGTCCGCCGGGTCGACATCGTCCACGACGTCGGCGACAGCCTCTCGCCGCTGGTCGACCTGGGGCAGGTCGAGGGCGGCTTCCTGCAGGGCGTCGGCTGGCTGACCCTCGAGGACCTGCGCTGGGACAGCTCGGACGGCCCGGCGCGGGGCCGGCTCGCGACCCAGTCGGCGTCGACGTACAAGCTGCCGAGCCTGTCCGAGCTCCCCGCCGACCTCCGGGTCGCGTTCCTCGAGCGGGCCACCGAGGACGGCGTGGTGTACGGCTCCAAGGCGGTCGGCGAGCCGCCGCTGATGCTGGCCTTCTCGGTGCGCGAGGCGCTGCGCGACGCGGTCGCCGCGTTCGGGCCGCCCGGCGTCAGCGTGGAGCTCGCCTCGCCCGCGACGCCCGAGGCGGTCTGGTGGGCGATCGAGCGGGTCAGGGGCTGA
- a CDS encoding xanthine dehydrogenase small subunit, producing the protein MSTDPAAGPGAAVTVNGAARALVGAQPPLTALDWLRGLGLTGAKEGCAEGECGACAVLVARPGTDAATEWTAINACLVPAAALAGQEVVTAEGLGTPDTLHPVQHEMAVRGGSQCGYCTPGFVCSMAAEFYRPGRTSFDHHALSGNLCRCTGYRPIVDAAEALGPPVADDPLAVRTTTAPPSVPPHSVPGWVRPATLAEALALLAEPGAVAIAGSTDLGVEANLRGSRPALLVAIDRLEALRDLRVADGVIEIGAALTLSEVERRLEGRIPLLDAVFPQFASRLIRNGATFGGNLGTGSPIGDLPPALLALDAELVLVGPEGERAVPLAAFFTGYRQSVRQPGELIARVRVPLPLATTTAFHKIAKRRFDDISSVAVAFAIDLVDGVVRRAAIGLGGVAATPIRATAAEEALVGAAWTPEGIAPAAEVLAAAGTPLDDHRASAAYRRAMLGQALPRLLAQGALS; encoded by the coding sequence ATGAGCACGGATCCGGCCGCTGGGCCGGGCGCCGCCGTCACCGTCAACGGAGCCGCCCGGGCGCTGGTCGGCGCCCAGCCGCCGCTCACCGCGCTCGACTGGCTGCGCGGCCTCGGGCTCACCGGCGCCAAGGAGGGCTGCGCCGAGGGGGAGTGCGGGGCGTGCGCCGTGCTGGTCGCCCGCCCGGGGACCGACGCGGCGACCGAGTGGACGGCGATCAACGCCTGCCTGGTCCCGGCCGCCGCCCTCGCCGGCCAGGAGGTCGTCACCGCGGAGGGACTCGGTACGCCGGACACGCTGCACCCCGTCCAGCACGAGATGGCGGTCCGCGGTGGGTCCCAGTGCGGCTACTGCACGCCCGGCTTCGTCTGCAGCATGGCCGCCGAGTTCTACCGCCCGGGCCGCACCTCCTTCGACCACCACGCCCTGTCCGGCAACCTGTGCCGGTGCACCGGCTACCGGCCGATCGTCGATGCCGCCGAGGCGCTCGGGCCGCCGGTCGCCGACGACCCCCTCGCCGTGCGTACGACGACCGCCCCGCCCAGCGTGCCGCCGCACTCGGTGCCGGGCTGGGTCCGTCCGGCGACCCTCGCCGAGGCACTGGCCCTCCTCGCCGAGCCGGGTGCGGTCGCGATCGCGGGCTCGACCGACCTCGGCGTCGAGGCCAACCTGCGCGGCTCCCGCCCCGCCCTGCTGGTCGCGATCGACCGGCTCGAGGCGCTGCGCGACCTGCGTGTCGCCGACGGGGTGATCGAGATCGGCGCGGCACTCACGCTCAGCGAGGTCGAGCGGCGGCTCGAGGGGCGGATCCCCTTGCTGGACGCGGTGTTCCCGCAGTTCGCCTCCCGGCTGATCCGCAACGGCGCGACCTTCGGGGGCAACCTCGGCACCGGCTCGCCGATCGGCGACCTGCCGCCCGCGCTGCTCGCGCTCGACGCCGAGCTCGTCCTCGTCGGTCCGGAGGGCGAGCGAGCGGTCCCGCTCGCCGCCTTCTTCACCGGCTACCGGCAGTCGGTCCGGCAGCCCGGCGAGCTGATCGCGAGGGTCCGGGTCCCGCTGCCGCTCGCCACCACCACCGCGTTCCACAAGATCGCCAAGCGCCGCTTCGACGACATCTCCTCGGTGGCGGTCGCGTTCGCGATCGACCTCGTCGACGGTGTCGTCCGCAGGGCGGCGATCGGGCTCGGGGGAGTGGCTGCCACCCCGATCCGCGCGACCGCCGCCGAGGAGGCGCTGGTCGGCGCCGCCTGGACGCCGGAGGGCATCGCCCCCGCCGCGGAGGTCCTGGCCGCGGCGGGCACACCGCTCGACGACCACCGGGCGAGTGCCGCCTACCGGCGGGCGATGCTCGGCCAGGCGCTCCCGCGACTGCTCGCGCAGGGAGCGCTGTCGTGA